In Halopseudomonas xinjiangensis, a single genomic region encodes these proteins:
- the rpsS gene encoding 30S ribosomal protein S19, with product MPRSLKKGPFIDLHLLKKIEVAVEKNDRKPVKTWSRRSMILPQMVGLTIAVHNGRQHVPVIVSEDMVGHKLGEFSATRTYRGHAADKKAKR from the coding sequence GTGCCGCGTTCTCTGAAGAAAGGTCCTTTTATCGATCTTCACCTGTTAAAGAAGATCGAAGTCGCAGTTGAAAAGAACGATCGTAAGCCGGTCAAGACCTGGTCGCGCCGTTCGATGATTCTGCCGCAGATGGTTGGTTTGACCATCGCCGTGCATAACGGTCGCCAGCATGTTCCGGTCATCGTCTCTGAAGACATGGTCGGCCACAAGTTGGGCGAATTCTCTGCTACGCGTACCTATCGTGGGCACGCTGCAGACAAGAAAGCCAAGCGCTAA
- the rpmC gene encoding 50S ribosomal protein L29 — protein MKATELREKSAEQLNEQLLTLLRDQFNLRMQKATGQLGQSHLLKQVKRDIARVKTVLNQKGGN, from the coding sequence ATGAAAGCGACAGAACTTCGTGAAAAATCTGCCGAGCAGCTCAATGAGCAGCTGCTCACTCTGCTGCGGGATCAGTTCAACCTGCGCATGCAGAAGGCAACCGGTCAGCTCGGCCAGAGCCACCTGCTCAAGCAGGTAAAGCGCGATATCGCCCGAGTCAAGACCGTGCTCAACCAGAAGGGTGGTAACTGA
- the rplB gene encoding 50S ribosomal protein L2, producing MAIVKCKPTSAGRRFVVKVVHDNLHKGAPFAPLVEKQGKSGGRNNNGRITTRHRGGGHKQHYRLVDFRRNKDGIPAVVERVEYDPNRTAHIALLKYADGERRYIIAPKGVSAGDQLISGADAPIKAGNTLPLRNIPVGSTIHGIELKPGKGAQIARSAGAAVQLVAREGAYVTVRLRSGEMRKVLGECRATLGEVSNGEHSLRSLGKAGAKRWRGVRPTVRGVAMNPVDHPHGGGEGRTSGGRHPVSPWGFPTKGAKTRSNKRTDKMIVRRRSK from the coding sequence ATGGCAATTGTTAAATGTAAACCTACTTCCGCTGGCCGCCGCTTCGTAGTCAAGGTTGTTCACGACAACCTGCACAAGGGTGCACCGTTCGCGCCTCTGGTCGAGAAGCAAGGCAAGTCCGGTGGTCGTAACAACAATGGTCGCATCACCACGCGTCATCGTGGGGGCGGTCATAAACAGCATTACCGTTTGGTCGATTTTCGTCGCAACAAGGACGGCATCCCTGCCGTTGTAGAGCGCGTCGAATATGATCCGAACCGTACCGCTCATATTGCTCTGCTGAAATATGCCGATGGCGAGCGCCGTTACATCATCGCTCCCAAGGGCGTTAGTGCTGGCGATCAGCTGATTTCCGGTGCCGATGCGCCGATCAAGGCTGGCAACACCCTTCCGCTGCGCAATATCCCGGTTGGTAGCACCATCCATGGTATCGAGCTCAAGCCGGGCAAGGGCGCACAAATCGCGCGTAGCGCTGGCGCAGCCGTTCAGCTGGTTGCGCGTGAAGGTGCCTATGTCACCGTGCGTTTGCGCTCCGGTGAAATGCGCAAGGTGCTCGGTGAGTGCCGCGCGACATTGGGCGAAGTGTCCAATGGCGAGCACAGCCTGCGCTCCCTGGGTAAAGCTGGTGCCAAGCGCTGGCGCGGAGTACGTCCGACTGTTCGTGGTGTTGCCATGAACCCGGTCGACCACCCGCATGGCGGTGGTGAAGGTCGTACTTCTGGTGGTCGTCATCCGGTGTCGCCGTGGGGCTTCCCGACCAAGGGTGCCAAGACTCGGTCCAACAAGCGCACTGACAAGATGATTGTCCGTCGGCGCAGCAAGTAA
- the rplX gene encoding 50S ribosomal protein L24: MQKIKRDDDVIVIAGKDKGKRGKVVKVLADARLLVSGVNIIKRHTKPNPMAGSQGGIVEKEAPIHVSNVAIFNPETSKADRVGFKVEDGKKVRIFKSTQKAVDA; the protein is encoded by the coding sequence ATGCAAAAGATCAAACGTGACGACGACGTTATCGTCATCGCCGGTAAAGATAAAGGCAAGCGCGGCAAGGTCGTAAAAGTCCTGGCTGATGCCCGCCTTCTCGTGTCCGGCGTCAACATTATCAAGCGCCACACCAAGCCGAATCCTATGGCTGGTTCGCAAGGCGGTATTGTTGAGAAGGAGGCGCCAATCCACGTCTCCAACGTGGCTATCTTCAACCCGGAGACCAGCAAGGCCGATCGCGTCGGCTTCAAGGTCGAAGACGGTAAGAAGGTTCGTATTTTCAAGTCGACGCAAAAAGCCGTCGACGCTTGA
- the rplF gene encoding 50S ribosomal protein L6, which produces MSRVAKNPVKLPQGVEVKVNGQELSVKGAKGALELNLHPTVEVVQEDGELRFAARPGSPNMAMAGTTRALVNNMVLGVTQGFERKLQLVGVGYKAQAKGQTLSLALGYSHPIDYQLPEGVSAETPSQTDIIIKGIDKQLVGQVAAEIRDFRRPEPYKGKGVRYADEVVRRKEAKKK; this is translated from the coding sequence ATGTCTCGCGTCGCGAAGAACCCTGTCAAATTGCCGCAGGGTGTAGAAGTTAAGGTCAACGGTCAGGAACTGTCAGTCAAGGGCGCCAAGGGCGCACTGGAACTGAACCTGCATCCTACTGTTGAAGTCGTCCAGGAAGACGGTGAGCTGCGGTTTGCCGCTCGTCCTGGCAGTCCGAACATGGCGATGGCCGGCACTACTCGTGCCCTGGTCAACAACATGGTCCTGGGTGTCACTCAAGGTTTCGAGCGCAAGCTACAGCTCGTAGGTGTTGGTTACAAGGCGCAGGCCAAGGGTCAGACCCTTTCGCTGGCGCTTGGCTACTCGCACCCGATCGACTACCAGCTGCCGGAAGGCGTTTCTGCGGAAACCCCGAGCCAGACGGACATCATCATCAAGGGCATCGACAAGCAGCTGGTCGGTCAGGTAGCCGCGGAAATTCGTGATTTCCGTCGTCCCGAGCCTTATAAGGGCAAGGGTGTGCGCTACGCCGATGAGGTCGTGCGTCGTAAAGAAGCCAAGAAGAAGTAG
- the rpsQ gene encoding 30S ribosomal protein S17 gives MAETKAVRTVTGRVVSDKMEKTVTVLIERQVKHPLYGKYITRSTKLHAHDENNDCRIGDMVTIRETRPLAKTKNWTLVQIDERAAQV, from the coding sequence ATGGCCGAGACTAAAGCAGTTCGTACCGTCACTGGCCGTGTGGTCAGCGACAAGATGGAAAAGACCGTTACTGTGCTCATCGAGCGTCAGGTAAAGCACCCGTTGTACGGAAAGTACATCACCCGCTCTACCAAGCTGCACGCACACGACGAGAACAACGATTGCCGCATCGGCGATATGGTCACCATCCGGGAAACCCGTCCCTTGGCTAAAACCAAGAACTGGACCCTGGTGCAGATCGACGAGCGCGCGGCGCAAGTATAA
- the rpsJ gene encoding 30S ribosomal protein S10 — protein sequence MQNQQIRIRLKAFDHRLIDQSTQEIVDTAKRTGAQVRGPIPLPTRKERFTVLISPHVNKDARDQYEIRTHKRVLDIVQPTDKTVDALMKLDLAAGVEVQISLG from the coding sequence ATGCAGAACCAACAGATTCGTATTCGGTTGAAGGCTTTTGACCATCGCCTGATAGATCAATCAACCCAGGAAATCGTGGATACCGCGAAACGTACTGGGGCTCAGGTGCGTGGTCCAATCCCTTTGCCGACACGCAAAGAGCGTTTCACCGTGCTGATTTCGCCGCACGTCAACAAAGATGCCCGTGATCAGTATGAGATCCGTACCCATAAGCGGGTATTGGATATCGTTCAGCCCACCGACAAGACTGTCGATGCGTTGATGAAGCTGGATCTGGCAGCAGGCGTTGAGGTTCAGATCAGCCTCGGCTGA
- the rpsC gene encoding 30S ribosomal protein S3, whose product MGQKVHPIGIRLGIVKQHTSVWYADGRTYADYLLTDLKVRKYIQTKLKSASVSRVDIQRPAQTARITIHTARPGIVIGKKGEDVEKLRQELTQQMGVPVHINIEEIRKPELDGALVAQSVAQQLERRVMFRRAMKRAVQNAMRIGAKGIKIQVSGRLGGAEIARTEWYREGRVPLHTLRADIDYATAEAHTTYGVIGVKVWIFKGEIIGGQPEETKAAAPKKKAAK is encoded by the coding sequence ATGGGTCAGAAAGTACATCCGATAGGCATCCGCCTCGGTATCGTTAAACAGCACACTTCGGTGTGGTACGCAGACGGTCGCACTTATGCTGACTATCTGCTCACCGATCTGAAAGTACGTAAGTACATTCAGACCAAGCTGAAGAGCGCTTCGGTTAGCCGCGTTGACATTCAGCGCCCGGCACAGACCGCCCGCATCACTATTCACACTGCCCGTCCAGGCATAGTGATTGGCAAGAAGGGCGAGGACGTCGAAAAGCTGCGTCAGGAATTGACTCAGCAGATGGGCGTGCCCGTGCACATCAACATCGAAGAGATCCGCAAGCCGGAGCTCGACGGTGCCCTGGTTGCACAAAGCGTTGCTCAGCAGCTCGAGCGTCGTGTGATGTTCCGTCGTGCAATGAAGCGCGCCGTACAAAACGCCATGCGCATTGGCGCCAAAGGTATCAAGATCCAGGTTAGCGGCCGTCTCGGCGGCGCCGAGATTGCCCGTACCGAATGGTACCGTGAAGGTCGTGTGCCGTTGCACACCCTGCGCGCCGATATCGATTACGCGACAGCTGAAGCCCACACCACCTACGGTGTGATTGGCGTCAAGGTTTGGATTTTCAAAGGCGAGATCATTGGTGGTCAGCCCGAGGAAACCAAAGCTGCCGCACCCAAGAAAAAAGCTGCTAAGTAA
- the rplP gene encoding 50S ribosomal protein L16, with product MLQPKRTKFRKQMTGHNRGLAHRGSKVSFGEFALKAVGRGRLTARQIEAARRALTRHVKRGGKIWIRVFPDKPISKKPLEVRMGKGKGNVEYWVAQIKPGKVLYEIEGVSEELAREAFALAAAKLPLATTFVKRTVM from the coding sequence ATGTTACAACCCAAGCGTACGAAGTTCCGCAAGCAGATGACCGGCCACAACCGTGGCCTGGCGCATCGCGGCAGTAAAGTGAGCTTTGGCGAATTTGCACTGAAGGCCGTGGGTCGTGGTCGTCTGACTGCGCGTCAGATTGAAGCTGCCCGTCGTGCTTTGACTCGTCACGTTAAGCGTGGCGGTAAAATCTGGATCCGAGTTTTCCCGGACAAGCCGATTTCCAAGAAGCCGTTGGAAGTCCGGATGGGTAAAGGTAAGGGTAACGTCGAGTATTGGGTTGCCCAGATCAAGCCGGGCAAGGTCCTGTACGAGATTGAAGGTGTTTCCGAAGAGCTGGCGCGCGAGGCTTTCGCCCTGGCCGCAGCCAAGCTGCCTCTCGCTACCACCTTTGTTAAGCGGACGGTGATGTAA
- the rpsH gene encoding 30S ribosomal protein S8: MSMQDPLADMLTRIRNAQMAEKSSVSMPSAKLKVAVAKVLKEEGYVAGYEVQGEAKPVLSIELKYFEGKPVIEELKRISRPGLRQYKSVDQIPKVKGGLGVSIVSTNKGVMTDRAARAAGIGGEVLCTVF, encoded by the coding sequence ATGAGTATGCAGGACCCGTTGGCAGACATGCTGACCCGTATCCGTAATGCCCAGATGGCTGAAAAGTCCAGTGTCAGCATGCCTTCGGCAAAGCTGAAGGTGGCTGTCGCCAAAGTATTGAAAGAAGAAGGTTACGTAGCCGGTTACGAAGTGCAGGGTGAAGCCAAGCCTGTGCTGTCGATCGAGCTGAAGTACTTCGAGGGCAAGCCGGTAATTGAAGAACTGAAGCGCATCAGCCGTCCCGGCCTGCGTCAGTACAAGTCCGTTGACCAGATTCCGAAGGTCAAGGGTGGACTGGGCGTATCGATCGTTTCCACCAACAAGGGTGTGATGACTGATCGTGCTGCTCGCGCTGCCGGTATCGGCGGCGAAGTGCTCTGCACCGTATTCTGA
- the rplN gene encoding 50S ribosomal protein L14 has translation MIQTQSMLDVADNSGARRVMCIKVLGGSHRRYAGIGDIIKVTVKEAIPRGKVKKGQVLNAVIVRTRHGVRRTDGSLIRFDGNAAVLLNNKNEPIGTRIFGPVTRELRNEQFMKIVSLAPEVL, from the coding sequence ATGATTCAGACTCAATCCATGCTGGATGTGGCTGACAACAGTGGTGCACGTCGCGTGATGTGTATCAAGGTTCTGGGCGGTTCTCACCGCCGCTACGCCGGCATTGGCGACATCATCAAAGTGACCGTGAAGGAAGCGATTCCGCGCGGCAAAGTAAAGAAAGGCCAGGTGCTCAACGCGGTCATCGTGCGTACTCGTCACGGCGTTCGCCGTACCGACGGTTCGCTGATCCGTTTCGATGGCAACGCTGCCGTTCTGCTCAACAACAAGAATGAGCCGATCGGTACCCGCATCTTTGGGCCAGTGACTCGCGAACTGCGTAATGAGCAGTTCATGAAGATCGTTTCCCTCGCGCCCGAAGTGCTGTAA
- the rplV gene encoding 50S ribosomal protein L22 — MEVAATYKGARLSAQKARLVADQIRGKKVDEALNLLSFSNKKAADVIKKVLESAIANAEHNDGADVDDLKVSTVFVNEGRSLKRIMPRAKGRADRIVKRSCHITVKVADK, encoded by the coding sequence ATGGAAGTAGCCGCTACGTACAAGGGCGCCCGACTCTCTGCCCAGAAAGCTCGCTTGGTCGCAGACCAGATCCGCGGGAAGAAGGTGGATGAGGCCCTGAACCTGCTGAGTTTCAGCAACAAGAAGGCCGCTGACGTCATCAAGAAAGTTCTGGAGTCGGCTATTGCCAACGCCGAGCACAATGATGGCGCGGACGTGGATGACCTGAAGGTCTCCACCGTGTTTGTCAACGAAGGTCGCTCTCTGAAGCGCATCATGCCACGTGCCAAAGGCCGTGCTGATCGCATCGTTAAGCGGTCTTGCCATATCACGGTCAAGGTTGCTGACAAGTAG
- the rplC gene encoding 50S ribosomal protein L3 — MTIGLVGRKCGMTRVFTEDGVSIPVTVVEVEPNRVTQVKSLDKDGYQAIQVTVGERRAKRVSKPMAGHFAKANTAAGRQVCEFRLEDGAEYETGAELTVSIFEAGQMVDVTGQSKGKGFAGTIKRWNFRGQDATHGNSVSHRVPGSIGQCQTPGRVFKGKKMSGHMGAEQVTVQTLEVVRVDAERNLLLIKGSVPGAPGSDVVVRPAVKAKG, encoded by the coding sequence ATGACTATTGGTTTAGTCGGCCGGAAATGCGGTATGACCCGCGTTTTCACTGAAGATGGTGTTTCTATCCCGGTTACGGTTGTGGAAGTTGAGCCGAACCGTGTCACTCAGGTTAAATCCCTCGACAAGGATGGCTATCAGGCTATTCAGGTCACCGTAGGCGAGCGCCGCGCGAAGCGCGTCAGCAAGCCGATGGCTGGGCACTTTGCCAAGGCAAATACTGCCGCAGGTCGTCAGGTATGCGAATTCCGACTGGAAGACGGTGCCGAGTACGAGACTGGCGCAGAACTCACAGTCAGCATTTTTGAAGCGGGCCAGATGGTCGATGTCACCGGTCAGTCCAAGGGTAAGGGCTTCGCCGGTACCATCAAGCGCTGGAACTTCCGCGGCCAGGATGCAACTCACGGCAACTCCGTATCCCACCGTGTCCCCGGTTCCATTGGCCAGTGCCAGACTCCGGGTCGCGTATTCAAGGGCAAGAAGATGTCCGGTCACATGGGCGCCGAGCAAGTGACCGTACAGACCCTCGAAGTCGTACGCGTTGACGCCGAACGCAACCTGCTGCTCATCAAGGGCTCGGTGCCTGGCGCACCTGGTAGCGACGTTGTCGTCCGCCCGGCAGTGAAGGCCAAGGGTTAA
- the rpsN gene encoding 30S ribosomal protein S14: MAKVSMKNREAKRTRTVAKYAAKRAELKAIVGNINASAEDRWNAQVALQKLPRDASPVRQRNRCRLTGRPHGVYRKFGLSRIMLREAAMRGDVPGLVKASW; this comes from the coding sequence ATGGCTAAAGTTAGCATGAAGAACCGCGAGGCCAAGCGCACTCGCACGGTTGCCAAGTACGCTGCAAAGCGTGCCGAGCTCAAAGCCATCGTCGGCAACATCAACGCGTCTGCTGAAGACCGTTGGAATGCCCAGGTGGCTCTGCAAAAACTGCCGCGTGATGCGAGCCCAGTCCGTCAGCGTAACCGCTGCCGCCTGACCGGCCGTCCGCACGGCGTATACCGCAAGTTTGGCCTCTCGCGCATCATGTTGCGTGAAGCTGCAATGCGTGGTGATGTACCCGGTCTGGTCAAAGCCAGCTGGTAA
- the rplE gene encoding 50S ribosomal protein L5: MARLKEQYRTNIVPKLKEELGLKNVMEVPKITKITLNMGLGEAVGDKKVIENALADLEKITGRKGIVTYARKSIAGFKIRDGWPIGVKVTLRREQMYEFLDRLLAISLPRVRDFRGLNAKSFDGRGNYSMGVKEQIIFPEIDYDKIDAMRGLDITLTTTARTDDEGRALLRAFNFPFRN; the protein is encoded by the coding sequence ATGGCAAGATTGAAAGAGCAGTATCGGACGAACATCGTTCCCAAGCTCAAGGAAGAACTGGGCCTGAAGAACGTAATGGAAGTCCCCAAGATCACCAAGATCACCCTCAACATGGGTCTTGGTGAGGCCGTCGGTGACAAGAAAGTCATCGAAAATGCCCTGGCTGATCTGGAAAAGATCACCGGTCGCAAGGGCATCGTGACCTATGCACGCAAGTCGATCGCGGGTTTCAAGATCCGTGACGGCTGGCCGATTGGTGTCAAGGTGACCCTGCGCCGCGAGCAGATGTACGAGTTTCTCGATCGTCTGCTGGCCATCTCCCTGCCGCGTGTACGTGACTTCCGTGGTCTGAACGCCAAGTCGTTCGATGGTCGCGGTAACTACAGCATGGGCGTCAAGGAACAGATCATTTTCCCGGAAATCGATTACGACAAGATCGATGCCATGCGTGGTCTGGATATTACTTTGACCACCACTGCACGGACCGACGACGAAGGCCGTGCGCTGCTGCGTGCGTTCAACTTCCCGTTCCGCAACTAG
- the rplW gene encoding 50S ribosomal protein L23: protein MNQERIFKVLLGPHVSEKATMLADSKNQFVFKVDTTATKLEIKKAIEQLFNVKVQSVSTLNVKGKTKRTVRGLGKRSDWKKAYVSLQPGQDIDFASAE from the coding sequence ATGAACCAAGAGCGCATTTTCAAAGTCCTGCTTGGCCCGCATGTATCCGAGAAGGCTACGATGCTGGCTGATAGCAAGAACCAGTTTGTCTTCAAGGTCGATACCACAGCGACCAAGCTGGAAATCAAGAAGGCGATTGAGCAGTTGTTCAACGTCAAGGTCCAGTCTGTGTCGACCCTGAATGTTAAAGGCAAGACCAAGCGAACCGTTCGCGGCCTGGGCAAGCGTAGTGACTGGAAGAAGGCGTATGTCAGCCTGCAGCCCGGTCAAGACATCGACTTCGCCAGCGCTGAATAA
- the rplD gene encoding 50S ribosomal protein L4 gives MNLNVAGASAIEVSDLTFATEFNETLVHQAVVAYMAGGRQGTKQQKNRSDVSGGGKKPWRQKGTGRARAGTIRSPIWRGGGTTFAARPQNHEQKLNRKMYRGALRSILSELVRLDRLIVVESFAVDAPKTKSLLGKLKDLNLDNVLIVTDNIDENLYLAARNLPHVDVRDVQGSDPVSLIAYDKVLITVPAVKKFEEMLG, from the coding sequence ATGAATTTGAATGTAGCTGGCGCGAGCGCGATCGAAGTTTCCGATCTGACCTTTGCGACCGAGTTTAACGAGACACTGGTTCACCAGGCTGTCGTCGCCTATATGGCTGGCGGTCGTCAGGGCACCAAGCAGCAGAAGAACCGTTCCGACGTATCCGGCGGCGGCAAGAAGCCCTGGCGTCAGAAGGGTACCGGCCGCGCTCGTGCTGGTACTATCCGCAGCCCGATTTGGCGTGGGGGCGGTACCACATTTGCAGCTCGCCCGCAGAACCATGAGCAGAAGCTGAACCGCAAGATGTATCGCGGTGCCCTGCGCTCGATCCTGTCCGAGCTGGTCCGTTTGGATCGCCTGATCGTGGTTGAGAGCTTTGCAGTAGACGCACCGAAGACCAAGTCTCTGCTCGGCAAGCTCAAGGATCTGAACCTGGATAACGTGCTGATCGTTACCGATAACATTGACGAAAACCTGTACCTGGCTGCGCGCAACCTGCCGCATGTCGACGTACGTGATGTGCAGGGTTCGGACCCGGTCAGCCTGATCGCTTACGACAAGGTACTGATCACCGTACCTGCTGTTAAGAAGTTCGAGGAGATGCTGGGATGA